Part of the Nostoc sp. ATCC 53789 genome, ACTCAAATCATTTGATTTAAATCTGATTGTGTTAGAAGCAACAGGAGGATTAGAAACAGAACTTATTATCCAATTGCAGGCAGCACTTTTACCAGTAGCATTAATTAATCCACGCCTTGGAAGAGATTTTGCGAAAGCCACAGGTCGGTTGGCAAAAACTGATGCTATTGATGCACAAATTTTGGCACACTTTGGGGAAGCAATGAAACCCCAGGTGTTAGCAATTGAATCTGAAACAGCGCGTCAACTGGGCGAATTAATTAGTCGCAGAAGACAGTTAGTCGAGATGCAGACTGCTGAGAAAAATCGTCGGGCGCGTGCCCGTGGTAAAGCATTAGCAGATATTGAGGCTCATATTGAATATCTTGAAGAGCGTCTCAAACAGCTCAATCAACAAATTCAGGAATTGACGCAAAATAATCAACAATGGATTGATAAAGTCAATTTACTCAAAACTACTCCTGGTATTGGTCAAGTTATTTCTACTACCCTCGTTTCTGACTTACCAGAACTCGGTCAATTAACTGCCAAACAAATCTCTCGTTTAGTTGGTGTTGCACCGATCAATCATGATAGTGGTCAACACAAAGGTAAGCGGATGATTAATGGTGGTCGTGCCCATGTTCGAGCGACTCTTTATATGGGTGCTGTGGTTGCTATGCGTCATAATCCCGTTATCAAAGCCTTTTATCAGCGCCTTGTCGAACGTGGTAAATCCAAAAAATTGGCCCTAACTGCTTGCGTTCATAAGATGTTAGTCATTTTAAATGCAATGGTTCGAGATAATTTGCCTTGGTGTCTAACTGACAACTTTAAACCAATTGTCAATGTTTAATCACAAGTCAACCTTTTTATACTTTGCTTGATGCCCAGAGCCAGCAATGTACGGCATCCGCATTGATGCTCCCCTATAACTGGGGTAAATTTTTCATGCTGTTTTTGCCTACACGAGAAATCCAGCAACCGAGGAAGATTCGGCGGCGAAGCGGAGTGTCTGGTGCGGGCTTTGACTATCTAGACTACAAGCCATAAGTCTTCTAGCCCGTACCAGACACCGCCGAATCTAGCGCAGCGTTCCTCTGTTGCGTCAATGCTCCAACCCACGTTTTTTTGTTAACGATCGCTTGACTTTTAAGACAGTCGCTACAAAACTAAAGTTCTCAAGGTATACGAGGTTTATCATTCATTTTCAGAATGCATATCTAACTTAAATAATTGTCTGCAATTTGTCGTCACTGTTGGGGAGGAATGCCAATGCATCGACCTGCAATGTTAATGCATCGACCTGCAATGCTAATGCATGGACTTGCAATGCTAATGCATCGACCTGCAATGTAAATGCATGGACTTGCAATGCTAATACATTGACTTGCAATGCTAATGCATTGACTTGCAAAGATTAGCTCACGACGCTATGTTACACAGCAACTCTCAAAGATTTGTATGTAGACGACGACACGGTAGTATTTTTAAGAGGGTTGGAGAGATTAAAAGCTTACGGGTAATATTTAGAAAAATAAATTACAAAAATAAAAAATTAAAACTTCAAAATTAATCGTCCCATCCAAGAATCTCAGTAACTTCTTCGCAAATAGAGGTGGGTTCAAAAGGTTTAGTAATCACCCCGGCAATTCCAATCTGAGCGAAACGGACGCGATCGCTTGCTTGGACTTTCGCAGTTAAAAAAATCACTGGTATTGCTTGAGTTGCGGAATTTGCCTGAAGTTTTTCATATACTGCAAAGCCGTCCATGTCAGGCATAGACACATCAAGCAGAATCGCATCAATGGGTTCTGTCTGGGCGATTTTTAATCCTTCTTCCCCTGATGCAGCTGTCAGTGTGTCCCATCCTCCCAAGTCTTCTAAACAAGCTTGTACTAATTCGCGGATTCGTTCTTCATCATCCACAATTAACAATTTTTTTGTCATTTGTCATTTGTCATTGGTCATTTGTCATTCTCCCCCTGCTTCCTACCTGCCCCCCTGCTTCCCCTGCCTCCCCTGCCCCCTTCCCCTCTGCTCCCCTGCTCCCCTGCTCCCTGCCCCTCTGCTCCCCTGCTCCCCTGCTCCCCTGCATAATTTCCTGGTAATGGCAGAGTGAAGAAAAACGTGCTGCCGACACTAAGAGTACTTTCAGCCCAGATTTGCCCATCGTGCTGATCAATAATACTACGACAGATTGCTAATCCCAAGCCTGTGCCGCCTTTGGTGCGAGAATCAGAAGCATCTACTTGCTGAAATCGTCCAAAGATTGTTTCTAACTTTTCTGCTGGGATGCCTCGTCCTTGATCGGTTATCTGGAACAGAACGTGATCTGTTTGCTGTTCGACACTCAGAGTAATAGTAGAATTGGCAGGCGAGAATTTAATCGCATTACCTAAGAGATTGGTGAGTGTTTGAACAATGGCATCAGCCGCCGCCCAAACTTGAGCATTGGTGGGGTGGATCTTAAAGATAATATTTTGCTGATTGGCGATCGCTTGCACTCCCGCTACTGCTTGTTGAATTAAATCAGCCGCATTGCAGGTTGTTTTTTCTAAGACAGTTCGATCCGACTCTAAGCGTTCCAAATCGAGAATATCGTTGACAAGACGCACTAAGCGATCGCTATCGATGGCTGCAATCTCAATCATCCGCTTAAACTTGTCTGGTTTTTTGTCGTAGATTCCACTTTGTAGTAAACCCAGTGCTGCGCGAATTGCAGTTAAGGGGGTGCGGAGTTCGTGACTAACGATGCCAATAAACTCACTTTTGATCAGATCAATTTGCTGTATTTCACTGATGTCTTCGGCAATCCCAGCAATCCGAACTAACTCTCCTAGTTCATTTTTGATCGGAAATGCGCGATCGCGAATCCAACGGATTGAACCATCAGGACGGATAATTCGATATTTTTTATCGTATTGCCCTGTTCTCATCTGTTCAACGATTTCAAATTCGACGCTCTGGCGATCTTCTGGGTGAATTGCATCGAACCAATCTGAATAATTTTGGTAAAGACTTTCACAACTGCTTTGCCAGATGGTTTGGTATGCACTACTCACATAGAGAACTTGCTGATTTTGAATATCGGTCATCCAAAATACTGCTTGGATGTTTTCTGCCAACTGACGAAACTTTTCTTCGCTTTGGCGTAAAGCTTCTTCAGTTTGTTTGCGAATAGTGATATCTTGGTGAACCGCAACTAGAACATCGCCGTAGTCGGGATGATTGAATATAGAAGTCGTCGCACTACACCAAAATGGTGTCCCATCTTTTTTAAGATTATGGACTTCATAAGTGGCTTCACTATTTTGTAAGACGGCAGATACAATGGCTTGATTTATATTTTCATCAGTTAACGATTCACTGGCATAGTTCACAATCGAAACGTCCTGACCGTTGAGTTCACCAGAGTCATAGCCAAACATCTGCTCAAATTTCGGATTGGCATAGACAATAATTCCATTATCGATTCTGACTAAGCAAATCCCTTCCCCCATATTTCGGGTGATTACAGCCTGAAGTTCTAGCTTATGCGCCTGTTCTAAAAGTATGAGCTGGGTTTGTTGCTGCTCTCTAACTGTTTCTTGCAGGCGATCGTTTGTCTCTGTTAGTTGTGCAGTACGTTCTAGCACCCGTTGCTCAAGTTCGGTATTCAGTTGTTGCAGCGCAACTTGTGCCTGTTTACGCTCCATCAGTTCTGTTTGTAACTGTTCAAATAAAGCTGCTTGCTGGATAGCAATGCTTACCTGCGCTCCTAACTGCCTCAACAGGGCAATTTCTGAAGATTGCCACTCACGAGGAGCTGCACAGTGATGAGCTGCTAGTAATCCCCACAATTCATCTCCTAATGAAACAGGAACGACCAGATTTGCCCTTACCTGGAGACTTGCCAAAAATTCAACGTGACAGGGACTAATCCCAGCAGTATAAATATCAGCTTTCGCAGTAACTAAGCCTTGTTTAAAGGGTTCAACGTTCTCTTCGCCAATGCAAGGGTCGTAAATCTGGAGTGGTAAAATCGCCATCCATTCCGGTACAACAGACTCAACTACGATTGTTCCACCCCAACCTGGATAAAATTGGAAGATAATGACGCGATCGCACTCAAGAAACTGCCGCACTTCATCGACGGTGGTTTGTAAGATATCTTGTAACTTGAGCGATCGCCGGATGCGCTGGCTCATCTCCATCACTAAGCGTTGTTGCTCAAATTGCTGTTGCAGCTTTTCTTGTGCCAGCTTGCGATCGTCAAGAGTCATCCGCAATTGCTCGGCATTTTCCTGAGACAATTGTTGGTTGAGTTGTTGAATCTTCTTTGTGCTGTACTTAAGATTGCCTGTTATCAGGTTAATTATCAAGGCAACCACTAGGAAAAGACCTAGCCGCAATATATCTTCTGATTGATTAATCCCCAGTTGATATCGCGGAATGATAAAAAAATAATCAATCGCCAGTGTCGAAAGCACAACTGTAACAATTCCTGGTCGAAAGCCACCATACCAAGTACTGGCGATGATAGCTATATAAAAAAAAGCACCAATAGTTGGAGATATAAACGGTTCTAGCCAGAGCGATAGCATTAGGGCGATCGCAGTTGAGCCAATAGCGACACCATAGACTAATAATCGCTGATAATTTCTCATTATTTTTTACCGAAGAAAGGCAGAGGGCAGTTTTTGCTGAAGGCAGGAGGAAGAAAATATATTTTTTGTTCTCTGCCAAACGGGTTTAAAGCCCCTAAATTTATTTATGAATAAAGATAAAAAGTGTATTTTGAGACGCGCAGCGCAAAAAATACAGCGTCTATTATAAATCCCCTAAATTTATTTATGGGGATTACCTCCTGCCTCCTTAATTCTCCCTACCTGAGAGCGCCAGCGCGTTCTTTGAATGCGGCTCAGTACCCTTGTTACAAGTTCAGGCCCTAGCACTGGCTTGCTAATAAAATCATCGGCTCCGGCTGCAAAGGCTTGCTGAAGGGATTCTGCTTCAGTATGGGCTGTTACTACCAAAACAGGTAAATCTCCCCACTGGGCATCCTGTCGCACGACTTGGCACAACTCTAATCCATTAACTATTGGCATTTCTAAATCTAGTACTACCAAATCTGGAGATGTTGCCATCAAAACCTTCCAAAATTGCTGTGATTGGGAGAGGGTTATTACTTCCACCCCCCAAGGGGTTAGCAACGCCGATAGTCCAGCCAGGATTACAGGGTCATCGTCTACGATTAAGACTTTAGCTTCAGAAATTTTCGGTTGAGGTAGGACACGAGCGATCGCCTGAAAAATCTCCTCGGTTGTCGCAGGCTTATGCAAAAATTGTCTAGCTCTTAAACGCGATACTGCCAATCGATCTGCCAAGGTATCTCGTCCTGTAAAGACAATCACTGGGATATTTGGCGATCGCTGTGCAATCTCGCTCAATAATATTAATCCGTCTTCCTCTGTTCCCGGAAAACTCAAATCGAGTAAAACTGCGTCAGGAGTTTTTAAAGCTAGACGCGATCGGGCCGCTGCTAAGTTGGGTGCAACCTTCATCCTGATCCCCCATGAGTCGGCTTCTGCTTGCAACTGCTTTGTCAACGTCACATCATCATCGATTACTAACAGCCGATAAGTTTGCTTCATCGGGACACTTTGAGCGGTGGAAATGACAGCAGGCTTAGTTAATTCTTGCTGTAATGTTGTTACCAATTGCGAAAAATCAGAGATTTTATCTGCTAAAAGGGGGAAATCTGCAAGCAGCAAATGCTCTATTTTCCGTGCTAGCCGGGAGCCTTCTGGATAACCGAACGTTCCCATCGAACCTGCTAGCTTATGTGCTTCGTGCAATGCTTGCTGATGTAACTCTTTATTTAGATTCCCTGCTAAGAGTGCAATTTTTGCCTGCTCCAGTACTACAACCTGTGCGCCAAAGGAATTACGAAATCGCTCCAGCACTCGATTCACAGAAGTTATATCTTTGGAATCGGGTTTTTTCTTCCCATTTTGATTTGTTGCCCCAACAGCGATAGAAGCATTAGGTACAGGCTTGATGCGATAGCCCATACCATACACTGTTTCTAAAAATTCCTCTGTTAGACCTCCTGTTTTCAGTTTCTTTCTTAAGTCTTTAATATGAGTCGTAACCGCATTTTCAGTGGGTGCATCATCAAACCCCCAAAGCCGATCTAGAATCACTGCACGACTAAAGATGCGATCTGGGTTTTGCAAAAATAACTCCAGCAGTTTGTATTCTGTTACCGTAAGCGGAATTTCCTGCTCATTACAAGTCACTCTGCCGGCACTTGGATCTAAACAGAGATTTCCCCAAGTTAACGTAGATGAATCACTCACTCCACTCCGCCGCAACAAAGACCGAATTCTTGCTAGTAATGCTTCCTGGTCAAAGGGCTTAATGACGTAATCATCTGCTCCCGCATCTAAACCCGCTACAATATCTGCATTAGAATTTTTGCCTGTTAATAACAGAATAGATTTACGGTAGCCTTGCCTTCTTAGTTGCCGACACAAGTTAATCCCATCCAGCTTAGGAATTAACCAGTCCAGCAAAATCAAGTCATATTCAACTGATATTGCTAGGTCTAGCCCAGTTTGTCCATTGCTTGCTACGTCGATAGTATAGCGATTTGCACTTAACAACTCTGCCAATGCCGCACTAAGTAATACATCATCCTCTACCAACAAAATTTTCATAAGTTGCATCTAAAGAAGATGCTTATGACACCTTCGCGATCGCAATCAGCCTCTAATTTTAAATTCTTAACTCCGTTGCCAAATTTTAATTGTCTTATCCAAACTCCCGCTAACCAACATGTCGCCAGAAGCTGTGAAGGCTAATGCTGTGACTATATTTCCATGACCTGTAAACGTACCCAGCAACTCCCCGGTTTGTAAATGCCATAATTTGATGGTTTTATCAGCACTACCACTGGCGATAATTTGTCCATCAGGACTTAAGGCGATCGCATATACTTTATCTCTATGTCCTTTAAGTGTATGAAGTAATTCTCCAGTTTCCAATTGCCAAATTTTAATTGTTTGATCCCAGCTACCACTCACGAGCAGTTTAGCATCTGCACTGATTGCTAAGGAACGAACGATGTGAGAATGACCCATGAGGGTATGCAGAGGTTGTGCATCCTTTAAACTTTTGATCCCCGTTTGGGGTGAAGTTCGCCAGACTTTGATTTTACGGTAGCTACCTGTAACTATAGTTTCCCCGTCTCGGCTCAAAACCAGAGAATGAGCAGCTGTATCATCTAAAGAAAGTGCGATCGTAACCTGACGATGCATCAAATCCCAAAACAGAATTTTTCTGTCATCTCCGCCTGTAGCTAACATTCTGCCATCTGGAGTAAAGGCAGCACACCGCACTACCCCATTATGTTTATGCAAAATATCTATCAAGTCTAAAGCACCTACGTGCCAAAGTTTAATTGTGGAATCAGCACCGCAACTCACTAAAGTCTGTCCATCTGAACTAAAAGCCAGGGAATTCACTTCATCCACTAGCCCAGGTATCACCCAAGGATATTCTGATAATGTATCTATTAATTCACCCTTGCTTAAATCCCAGAGTTTCGTTTCTCCACGACTACCACTTGCCAATATGGGTAAGGCTTTACCATTCTTGCACGCAAAACTGAAAGCTAGGCAATTAATACCTCTATTGTGCCCTTGTAAAGTTTGCCAGCATTCCCAGTCACCAACTATACCCTTAAGACAATGCTCTGGTGGTAGAGTCTGTATTGTATCTGCGATCGCTTTCTCATTAATTACTGGCGACGTGTCTTTTTTGCCAATAAGTGATTCTAAATACCAACTCAGACCACCGGCATACAACAAGTTACTCGGACTTATATACAGTTTTGGTTCAGTAAGTTCAATTTGATTTGCAGGTAAAAATCCTGTAATTATACTCTGTCTTTCGTATCCTAACTGACCTGTTGATGGATAAAACAAACAGAGAAAAATTAATACTTGGTGATTTTTTAAATCTTCTTGAGTAACCGACCATTTAATTTTGTCTTTCTTAATACCATTAAAACTTTCTCCATCAGCAACATAAACTTGAACACTTAGCTGAGGATTATCTTTTAGTACATAAGAAAATTTGCTTTCGCCACACAAATTTCCCTCATCATCTAAAATCATATTTTGCAAAGTATCTTGTGATACCTTTTTTACCAACTTCCCCAAACGTTCAGCTATCACCAGGTCAACGATTTTTTCCCGCAAAAGATAATCTTCCGCTTGGCGCTGGAAGTATTTGGGAAAAGGTATCGTCCAGTCGGGAGGCTCAGGATATTCAGGTGGCGTAGGCGGTGGATTTTTGGCAAGAACTTCTGCTTGTTGGCGAGAAAATTCTTGGAGTCTAGCCAATGGTTCGCCCCAAAAAGCCATCATTTCAGTATGACAACCCTTGACTTGACTTTCCAATAAAGATAAGTCATAAGTTTTAGGTTTCTTCACACGTTGAAGGAAGTCAGCTTGTTGAAATTTAAGTAAGCTAATCCAATCCATCTGCATTCCTGCGGCAAACTATTGCATACCTACGGTAAGCTATACCAATGCAATTACTCAAGTTTATAACCTTAGTTAATTAAAAATTCAGTAATGTTAGCAGTCTAATAAAACACAGCCATTGGCAGATGTTTCCGGGAAAAATAAAGATGGATAGCACTTAGACATTTCATGAACTGATGCAGTTGAAGTATATAGAATTAAATGATGTCAGTCAATTCTAACGAAGATGGACAACAAGATACTGTTTCTAAGGAAACACTTCTAGGTGCAAAGGAAAGTTTAATGTGAAAAGCATTTTAAAGGTTGCGGCAACGTTAAGTCAACAAATATCCCCACTAGAATGACTTAGTAACGATGATTTTCGGGTATATCATCTGAAATTGGCATAAATGGTGAAGATTAGCTAATTTTAACCTTTGCGTTTTGGTTGTCTGGGTATAGTACTTACATCAGACGAGTCACCAAAAGTATCTCTTGCCTCAATCTGTTTAATTTTCATTTGCAAGTTCAAGTCATCACTACTAACAATTGTTTCTAAATTCGCTAATCTCCGCTCTAACAGCTCTATTTGCTGCTGCTGCAAATAGTTAGTTTTTGATTTTTGCTCATCAGAACGCCAAACAGCAACTGTACCAACTGCTGCACCACCAATAGCAACTAAAGGAAGAATAGCACCACTTCTAGTAACGGCTGAGAGTGGGACGCAAACTCCGAGAATGGCGACTGTAATTACCCAAATTCTTGTGGTGGCAGATAATCTGACATCTTGGTATTGTTCTACATTTGGTTGAGATTTTTTAGCCATAAGTCTATCCAAAGAAAAGTTATTTGCTAGATTGGCACAATTGCCCACCAAAATACTTCCTACAATTGGGTTAAGTATAATTGCTCTACTAGCGATCGCATTTTCCAACCAGGAATACTTCTTGGATTTTGGGGAAAAGGGGAAGGTGGTGTCGTCCTCTGGGGGTAATGGTAAAGAAAAAACCTTAAGCCAAATCCAGTAACCTTTTCCCAAAACAGATTCCGAGTTATAAAGCAATACAGTTCAGATCAGACCAAAACACTTGTAGAGGCGGCGATTTCTCGCGTCTCGAAAACCCAACGTCAAGTATGTTACAGCAAGAAACCGAGGCTGCGATGCCTACACACTGATGACTCTGCTATCAATGGGTAGGGAAAAATCACGAGACCATTCATTCCAAGAGCCAAAATAATTTCTAGCAGAAATTCCTACTTGTTCAAGGGCTATTAATGTATTAGCAGCCCTTGAACCTTTAAAGCAGTAAATATACACAATGGACTCTGGAGTAATACCTACTGATTGACAAATCTCTCGGATTTCGTCTGGCGATCGGAATGTGGGGATTTCCGATTCGGAATTCATCAGATGATGCCATTCTAACCATACAGCATTAGGGATTCGACCTTTGCGAGGACAAAAGTCAGGATTGTAGGGAGAAGAACTCAGCCCAAGCCATTCGTTGCGATCGCGCACATCTAATTTAATAATTGCTGGATTATCAATTGCTTGCAACATCTCGGCGGTAGTCACCATCATCTCAGTGTTGGGATGCAATCTAAATATGCTACTTTCACATAATGGTACTTCATCGGTAGTAGGTAATCCCTCTGTCAGCCATGCTCTATATCCTCCGTGTAAGATACATACCTCAGCGCAACCCAAATACTTCAGTAAAAAAGCTGCTCGACAAGATTGACCATAACCTTTATTTAAAGTATCCTCATAGACAATTAACCGTTCTGCACCCGATATTCCCAGCTTGCTCATAATTTCTGCAAAATACTCTTGTAATTCCTTTAATCCTGCTGGATAGGAACTCTCTAAAAGATAGGTGAAAAAATCTCTAATATTTATGGATTGAGGAATATGAGAAATAGCATAATCTTCGGGAGTTCGTGTATCGATAATGACAGCCCGTGATGACTTTTCTGCTAATATGGACGTGAGTTCTTGAGGAGAAATGAGGGCTTTTGTATTCACAATTTCATGCTTCTGTTATCCTACCATTAGGCATTATCGCGCTCGGTAGATTTGCATTTTGGAATGGAAATCACAGAAGAATGAATGTTGAATGTTACAAAATAACTTTTGTCGCTGGTTGTTTTAAAACTGATTAAATCAAATTAAAAAAATATGGATATTGAATATTCATTCAAAAATTCTTCAAAATCAAATTTATAATAAAGCTTAGAATACGGGTTTAGTAAAATCTACAAACGTGAACTTTCTAATTGTATTTGTGATCTATTAGACCTGTTATGCATTTGCATCCATTTAAAAGCAGTGATATTTAATAATAAACCCACAAAAAATAACAACACCATCAAGGCTATCTGATACCAGAGAACTGGCTGGACAAATAAATCTAAAATCACGTGTAGTAAGTTCATGATGCTGTAAAAGACAGTTAAGCCAAAATGAATGATTCGATAACGCTTTGAATCGGTAAAAATAGTGAGAATAATTGCCAGCATTGGTAGCACAAAAAAGCCTAACATCAACCACATAATTCCAGAAATATCGTTGATAGTTGTAGCTTTTTGAGATTCAATAACTGATAAACCGTGAAAAAGCGGCATTAAACCCAGTTGTGTATGAAACAAGGTTCCTAGTAGAAATACTGCCCAAAGAGTAATGATTCTTTCCCGATAATTAATTGCCATAACCATAATTGATTCTAAAATTATTGTGTAATTGTCTCACTTTCAACTTATATAAAGAATTTGAGTAACTTGTGAAGTTAAGCGAACTTAATAAATTCGCGTCCTTCTTGTGGTTCAAGGCTTACAATTCACAGTTAGCATTAGCGACACAGACCGAGCAAACAGCATTTCTATAATTGTGCGGCGGTATTTTTGCAGGCGATCGCTTCGCTATGCTACATATCTTCGCGTCAAGGGTCAAAAGTCAAGCTTTTTGGATTTTTGACTTTGGGCGATTTTGGCGAAAAAAATGATACTTGCGTAAGTCCTCATACCATTTCTTTGTGATGCTGCGCCAAACCTTTTTAACTTCTTTCTTTCTTTGTGTCCTTTGCGTTCTTCTCTAACGAGACGCTGCGCGTAGCCTGCTTCTCCGTAGGAGTATGCGGTTCGTTTCTCTTTCTTCTGTCTTGTACTTAAATATGGTTTAGCGCATCTTCATACAGGATTGGTATCAGAATTAGTTTTTAGCTTCTGGAATGCGCTGTGCTTTCAATTACATATAAAGAGTTTGAGGAACTTGTGAAGATCCATTGGTCATTTATTGTTTGTCATTGGTGAGTGTTTCAGGTATATTTATGTTTCTTAACAAGGAGTAAATAGATCATGTTCCGTCTGCTAAAAACATACCCCTTTCCTACGGAACGCTCCGTGAACGGGGAAATGAGGTACGTGCAGCGACTTATGTGGAGTATTATCTTTGTAATATTCTTCAGCCTGACTAGCAGCTTCATACTTCCTGCTGCTACTTGGGCTGCCACTTCTGGCTTGGGAGTTGACAATATCCATCTTGCTCCCTGTCCGCCTTCTCCGAACTGTGCTGTCAGTCAAGATGCTGATTCCAAACATAGCATTGACCCGATCGCCTACCATGTAGACCTCCAGACAGCACGAGCAACTTTACTCAAAGTTCTTAGTGTTGTTCCACGTACAGAGGTTATCCAACAGACAGATAATTACATCCATGCTCTTTCTAAGAGTCGGATATTCCAATTTGTGGATGATGTCGAGTTTTATTTCCCTGCTAATGAATCAGTAATTCATCTGCGTTCCGCATCACGTCTTGGAGACTCAGATTTTGGTGTAAACCGTAGGCGCTTGGAGCAAATTCGTCTAGCACTACGCGATTTAAAAATTTAATTTGTGTTTTCTACTAAGGACTTTAGTACTTGAAAGCCAAGAACTAAAGTTCTTATTATCAGCCATTAAGCATTTACGCATGTGTCATATTAAAAATTTTTAGTCTTTGCCTTTTTACCAATGTTCTTCAGTATTAAAGTCAAGATGGTACTTGGAACACTAGCCTAAAGCGATCGCAGAAATTTTCTTTCGGTCTACTGAAGTTGCTAGAGTAATAATGAACTTCGTTCCCTGACCAGAGGTTGACGAGCAGTTGATTTGTCCATTATGTTTATCGATAATAATTTGGTAGCTAATAGCTAATCCTAGCCCAGTTCCTTTTCCCACGGGCTTAGTTGTAAAAGATGGCTCAAAAACTCTCGCTTGCACTTCAGGAGGCATACCAAGAGCGTTATCTTCGATGCAAATTGTCACGGTTTGTTGCTCATGCTGGATTGATGTAGCGATCGTGATAGTGTGAGGGCTAGCAGCAGCTATCTCCTCAACTGAGCGGTTTTGATAGAGGTCATCAAATGCATCAATGGCATTGGCGATAATATTCATAAATACCTGATTCAGTTGTCCAGGATAGCAAGTGATTGGAGGTAACTCACCATATTGCTTAACAACCTCGATTACAGAGCGTTCTCCTTGGTCTTTGAGTCGATGTTTTAATAGCATTAAGGTACTATCAATTCCTTCGTGAATTTGAAACTCCACCATAGATGAGATATCAGATCGAGCAAAGGTTCTTAGAGAAAGGCTGATATCCTTCAGACGACCAATTCCCTGATCCATTGATCCCAGAATTTTTGGTAAATCTTCAACTAGATACTCTAAGTCAATTTCTTCAACGAGTTCTTCAATTTCTGGGTCTGGATGTGGTA contains:
- a CDS encoding transposase; its protein translation is MENISQWVGIDVSKATLDVYIRPMGKALKVANTEVEISHLVEQLKSFDLNLIVLEATGGLETELIIQLQAALLPVALINPRLGRDFAKATGRLAKTDAIDAQILAHFGEAMKPQVLAIESETARQLGELISRRRQLVEMQTAEKNRRARARGKALADIEAHIEYLEERLKQLNQQIQELTQNNQQWIDKVNLLKTTPGIGQVISTTLVSDLPELGQLTAKQISRLVGVAPINHDSGQHKGKRMINGGRAHVRATLYMGAVVAMRHNPVIKAFYQRLVERGKSKKLALTACVHKMLVILNAMVRDNLPWCLTDNFKPIVNV
- a CDS encoding response regulator, which gives rise to MTKKLLIVDDEERIRELVQACLEDLGGWDTLTAASGEEGLKIAQTEPIDAILLDVSMPDMDGFAVYEKLQANSATQAIPVIFLTAKVQASDRVRFAQIGIAGVITKPFEPTSICEEVTEILGWDD
- a CDS encoding ATP-binding protein, whose protein sequence is MRNYQRLLVYGVAIGSTAIALMLSLWLEPFISPTIGAFFYIAIIASTWYGGFRPGIVTVVLSTLAIDYFFIIPRYQLGINQSEDILRLGLFLVVALIINLITGNLKYSTKKIQQLNQQLSQENAEQLRMTLDDRKLAQEKLQQQFEQQRLVMEMSQRIRRSLKLQDILQTTVDEVRQFLECDRVIIFQFYPGWGGTIVVESVVPEWMAILPLQIYDPCIGEENVEPFKQGLVTAKADIYTAGISPCHVEFLASLQVRANLVVPVSLGDELWGLLAAHHCAAPREWQSSEIALLRQLGAQVSIAIQQAALFEQLQTELMERKQAQVALQQLNTELEQRVLERTAQLTETNDRLQETVREQQQTQLILLEQAHKLELQAVITRNMGEGICLVRIDNGIIVYANPKFEQMFGYDSGELNGQDVSIVNYASESLTDENINQAIVSAVLQNSEATYEVHNLKKDGTPFWCSATTSIFNHPDYGDVLVAVHQDITIRKQTEEALRQSEEKFRQLAENIQAVFWMTDIQNQQVLYVSSAYQTIWQSSCESLYQNYSDWFDAIHPEDRQSVEFEIVEQMRTGQYDKKYRIIRPDGSIRWIRDRAFPIKNELGELVRIAGIAEDISEIQQIDLIKSEFIGIVSHELRTPLTAIRAALGLLQSGIYDKKPDKFKRMIEIAAIDSDRLVRLVNDILDLERLESDRTVLEKTTCNAADLIQQAVAGVQAIANQQNIIFKIHPTNAQVWAAADAIVQTLTNLLGNAIKFSPANSTITLSVEQQTDHVLFQITDQGRGIPAEKLETIFGRFQQVDASDSRTKGGTGLGLAICRSIIDQHDGQIWAESTLSVGSTFFFTLPLPGNYAGEQGSRGAEGQGAGEQGSRGEGGRGGRGSRGAGRKQGENDK
- a CDS encoding response regulator; the encoded protein is MKILLVEDDVLLSAALAELLSANRYTIDVASNGQTGLDLAISVEYDLILLDWLIPKLDGINLCRQLRRQGYRKSILLLTGKNSNADIVAGLDAGADDYVIKPFDQEALLARIRSLLRRSGVSDSSTLTWGNLCLDPSAGRVTCNEQEIPLTVTEYKLLELFLQNPDRIFSRAVILDRLWGFDDAPTENAVTTHIKDLRKKLKTGGLTEEFLETVYGMGYRIKPVPNASIAVGATNQNGKKKPDSKDITSVNRVLERFRNSFGAQVVVLEQAKIALLAGNLNKELHQQALHEAHKLAGSMGTFGYPEGSRLARKIEHLLLADFPLLADKISDFSQLVTTLQQELTKPAVISTAQSVPMKQTYRLLVIDDDVTLTKQLQAEADSWGIRMKVAPNLAAARSRLALKTPDAVLLDLSFPGTEEDGLILLSEIAQRSPNIPVIVFTGRDTLADRLAVSRLRARQFLHKPATTEEIFQAIARVLPQPKISEAKVLIVDDDPVILAGLSALLTPWGVEVITLSQSQQFWKVLMATSPDLVVLDLEMPIVNGLELCQVVRQDAQWGDLPVLVVTAHTEAESLQQAFAAGADDFISKPVLGPELVTRVLSRIQRTRWRSQVGRIKEAGGNPHK
- a CDS encoding WD40 repeat domain-containing protein; protein product: MDWISLLKFQQADFLQRVKKPKTYDLSLLESQVKGCHTEMMAFWGEPLARLQEFSRQQAEVLAKNPPPTPPEYPEPPDWTIPFPKYFQRQAEDYLLREKIVDLVIAERLGKLVKKVSQDTLQNMILDDEGNLCGESKFSYVLKDNPQLSVQVYVADGESFNGIKKDKIKWSVTQEDLKNHQVLIFLCLFYPSTGQLGYERQSIITGFLPANQIELTEPKLYISPSNLLYAGGLSWYLESLIGKKDTSPVINEKAIADTIQTLPPEHCLKGIVGDWECWQTLQGHNRGINCLAFSFACKNGKALPILASGSRGETKLWDLSKGELIDTLSEYPWVIPGLVDEVNSLAFSSDGQTLVSCGADSTIKLWHVGALDLIDILHKHNGVVRCAAFTPDGRMLATGGDDRKILFWDLMHRQVTIALSLDDTAAHSLVLSRDGETIVTGSYRKIKVWRTSPQTGIKSLKDAQPLHTLMGHSHIVRSLAISADAKLLVSGSWDQTIKIWQLETGELLHTLKGHRDKVYAIALSPDGQIIASGSADKTIKLWHLQTGELLGTFTGHGNIVTALAFTASGDMLVSGSLDKTIKIWQRS